From one Neovison vison isolate M4711 chromosome 1, ASM_NN_V1, whole genome shotgun sequence genomic stretch:
- the LOC122900497 gene encoding olfactory receptor 2T8-like: MMKTLSSISSFAVLLLFEIMNIWNTTTDFILLGLFNHTEAHLFLFVMVLTIAFTSLLGNALMIFLIHQDVRLHTPMYFLLSQLSLMDMMLVSTIVPKMAADYLTGLKSISPFGCGLQIFFFITLEGGECFLLASMSYDRYVAVCHPLRYVVLMSWKLCLRMTVGSWFLGAADGLMQAAATLSFPFCHAREINHFFCEAPTLVRLACANTLAFENVMYICCVLMLLVPFSLILISYSLIFAAVLQMHSREARKKAFATCSSHLSVVGLFYGAAIFIYMRPKSYRSANHDKIVSVFYTIFTPLLNPIIYSMRNSDVKGALRKCIGQCITLNHD; the protein is encoded by the coding sequence ATGATGAAAACTTTATcatctatttcttcatttgcagTGTTGCtcttgtttgaaatcatgaacATTTGGAACACCACGACAGATTTCATTCTCCTAGGACTCTTTAATCACACAGAAGCCCATCTATTTCTCTTTGTGATGGTTCTCACAATTGCCTTCACCTCTCTACTAGGCAATGCCCTCATGATTTTCCTGATTCATCAGGATGTCCGCCTTCACACTCCCATGTACTTTCTATTGAGCCAACTCTCCCTCATGGACATGATGCTAGTCTCCACCATTGTGCCCAAAATGGCAGCTGACTACTTGACTGGCCTGAAGTCCATTTCTCCTTTTGGCTGTGGGTTGCAGATCTTCTTCTTCATCACTTTGGAAGGGGGCGAGTGTTTCCTCTTGGCATCCATgtcctatgaccgctatgtggctgTTTGCCACCCACTGCGATATGTTGTCCTCATGAGCTGGAAATTATGCCTGAGAATGACTGTGGGGTCTTGGTTCTTGGGGGCAGCTGATGGCCTCATGCAGGCTGCTGCTACCCTGAGTTTTCCATTTTGCCATGCACGTGAGATCAATCATTTCTTCTGTGAGGCCCCTACTCTGGTGCGTTTGGCTTGTGCCAACACATTGGCCTTTGAAAATGTCATGTACATCTGCTGTGTATTAATGCTCCTGGTTCCATTTTCTCTCATCCTGATTTCCTATAGTCTTATCTTTGCTGCAGTTCTCCAGATGCATTCTAGAGAAGCCCGCAAGAAGGCTTTTGCTACATGCTCTTCACATCTCTCTGTGGTTGGACTCTTTTATGGAGCTGCTATTTTTATCTATATGAGACCCAAATCCTACAGGTCAGCTAACCATGATAAAATAGTGTCAGTGTTCTATACTATCTTCACTCCTTTGTTGAACCCCATCATCTATAGTATGAGAAACAGTGATGTCAAGGGAGCCCTGAGAAAGTGTATAGGTCAGTGCATTACCTTAAATCATGACTAA